Part of the Streptomyces europaeiscabiei genome is shown below.
CAGGCGGCGCCCCCGGCCTCCAGATCCACGAACGCCTCATCCAGGCTCAGCGGCTCCACCAGCGGCGAGAGATCACGCAACAGCCCCATGACCTGATCGCTGATCGTCCGGTAGAACGTGAAACGCGGCGTGAGATACGCGGCGTTCGGCGCGAGCCGACGTGCCTGCGCCGTCGGCATCGCCGAGTGCACCCCGAGGACGCGGGCCTCGTACGACGCCGTCGCGACCACTCCACGCGGCCCGAGCCCACCCACGACAACGGCTTTCCCCCGCAGACTCGGCTTCGACGCCTGCTCCGCCGAGGCGTAGAAGGCGTCCATGTCGAGATGCAGGATCGTGGGCGCGGTTCTCACATCTCCGATGCTGCCCTACGCCACTGACAATGCCCGTACGACCGGCTCCGCAGGCCACGCCGACGCCCCGAGCGGCCTCGCCCCGGGGCGGACAAGCCGCGACGCCCCTCAGACCGCCCGGTTCCGGCGCCGCGCGAGCTCGTCCGCGGGATTGTTGCCCACGAGCGTCTCCCCCGTGTCGACCCGCTCCCCGTGCAACTGCGAGAGAGCGCTTTCCACATCACGCCAGACCACCCCTACGGCGATCCCGAAGACCCCCTGGCCGCCCTGGAGCAGGGCGTGCACCTCGTCGGGCGAGGTGCACTCGTAGACGGTCGCACCGTCGCTCATCAACGTCATCCGCTCCAGATCGCTGAAGCCCCGCTCCCGCAGGTGCTGGACGGCGGTGCGGATGTTCTGGAGCGACACTCCCGTGTCGAGGAACCGTTTCACGATCTTCAGGACGACGACGTCCCGGAAGCTGTAGAGGCGCTGTGTCCCCGAGCCCTGGGCGGTCCGCACGCTCGGCTCCACGAGACCGGTGCGGGCCCAGTAGTCGAGCTGCCGGTAGGTGATGCCGGCGGCCGCACACGCCGTGGGGCCGCGATAGCCGACGTTCTCGTGCGGCTCCGGAGCCGCCTCCGCGCTGTCCTGCACAGCCGTGGGCCGCTGCGGGACGTGACCGGCCGCGCTGCCGTGAAGCGGGTACGGGCCGCCGTCCCCCAATTTGCGTCCGGGGGCACCCCCAGCCGTACCGTCGCCGCTGATTCTCACGCCGACCTCCGTCCTTGACCTGCCCTATCGACGGTAGGCAGCCACCAGGGGCGCGTCAACGACCACCGCACTCGCCACGCCGAGTGATAATCACCCTGAGAGTGGTTTCCCGTGCCCTCCCGCGGGGAAAGGCTAGCCGAATGCGCTCCGGCCAAGCTGCCTGACAGCGCACCCGCCCCGGGCATGTGCCGCCTCAGGGCGAACACTCCCACCGACCGCGCCCACGGCGCCCGCGCACCGGCATCTTCGACCAGCCACACCGGACGCGCCTCTGCCCGCCCGTCGCGCAACTCCCCCGCGCACCTGCCACCGGTGACCACCGGCGGCGTCAGGGCCCGTCAGCCCTGTTGGACCGCGGGCCCGACCTCACTGACTGTTCGTTCCGAAGTCCTCGGGAGAGATCTGGTCGAGGAACTCACGGAACTTCTCCACCTCGTCCTCCTGCTCGTCCGGGATCGCGATGCCCGCGTCGTCGAGCACCCCGTCACTGCCGAAGATCGGCGTTCCGGTACGCAGCGCCAGCGCTATGGCGTCGGAGGGACGGGCACTCACCTCGACCCCGCTGGCGAACACCAGCTCCGCGTAGAAGACGCCCTCACGCAGGTCGGTGATGCGCACTTCCGTGAGCTCCTGGCCCACGGCCTCCAGCACGTCCTTGAACAGGTCGTGGGTCAGCGGTCGTGCGGGGGCCATGCCCTGCTGGGCGAAAGCGATCGCCGTCGCCTCCCCCGGCCCGATCCAGATGGGGAGGTAACGGTCGCCTCCCACTTCGCGCAGGAGCACGATCGGTTGGTTGGAGGGCATTTCGACCCGGACACCTACGACATCGAGCTCGTTCACACAGCAACCCTAGGCCGTGCTCGGGATGTTTGGGTAGTCGGGCTCGGATCGGCCGACCGATCCGCCACAGGCGAACACCGTCGTCTCAGCGGAGCCGTACACCCAGCGCACTCTGCACGAGAGCGGCGTGCAGCTTGACCGTGAGCCCTGCCAGCTCCCTCGTACGGTCCTCCGCATGGGCCCTGGTCTGCGGATTGCGGTGGCGGCGCAGGGGCGCCACGACCTGATCGACGAGCCCCGCCTCGCGGTCCGCGGCCGCCCGCATCAATCTCAGATGCCGGGGCTCGATACCGAACCGCCCCAGTTCCACCACAAGCGTGGCAACAGTGAGAACCTCGGCGTCGTACGACCCGTCCGGCAGGGGGGCCACCAGTCCGTACGACTCCCACTCGGCCAGCTGCTCCTCGTCGATCCCGGCGCCGACGACGAGCTCGCCGCGCCCGATCCGGGCGGCCGTGGGCTCCTCGGGCTCCCCGAACAGCTCGCTCAGGCGCTCTCCGTCACCGACGTCGCGCTGACGCCCCACGGACGGCAGCCGGACGTCCTCACCACGCCCCAGAGCCTCCAGATACTCACGGATCACCTTGAGCGGCAGATAGTGGTCCCGCTGCATCCTGAGGACGTGTCCGAGCCGCTCGACGTCCTCGGCACTGAACTTGCGATACCCCGAGGGGGTCCGCTGCGGCTCGATGAGCCCCTCCGACTCCAGGAAACGGATCTTGGAGATGGTTACCTCGGGGAACTCCTCGCGCAGTGTGTTCAGCACCGTGCCGATGCTCATCAGGCCACTGTCCGCGGCGGCGGTGCCGTGGTCGGCACCACCGCTCGTTGTTCGAAGCATGGACCTTCCCTGGGGTTCCCCGGACGCGGTCCGGGGGAGGGTCAGTAGCCCCGCTGGCTCGCGTAGAAGACCAGGCGGTACTTGCCGATCTGCACCTCGTCGCCGTTGTGCAGGGCGACCTGGTCGATCCGCTCACGATTGACGTACGTGCCGTTCAGGCTGCCGACGTCGGCGACCGTGAACGAGCCGTCCTGACCTCGGCGGAACTCCACATGGCGGCGCGACACGGTCACGTCGTCCAGGAAGATGTCGCTCTGGGGATGACGGCCCGCCGTGGTCAGATCGCCGTCCAGGAGGAAGCGACTGCCCGCGTTCGGGCCACGGCGCACGACCAGCAGCGCCGAGCCGAGCGGCAGCGCGTCGACGGCGGCCTGGGCCTCGGGAGAGAGCGCCGGCAGCTGAGTCTGACCGGTGACCTCGGAGTCGTAGGCCTCGAGGCCGGAGATGGAGATGGTGGAGGTCGTCTCGGACGGACGCTCGGCGGTCGCACCCGCCCGCAGCGGAGCACCGCAGTTCGAGCAGAAGCGGCTGTTCTCCGCATTGCGGTTACCGCACCTCGTACACACCAGGGCCGACATCGACGGATCCTCCTGCCGCGGCTGCCCCGCCGGGGCATTGGACGCATACGGGTCTGAGGCCCCGAAACCTATGCGGCCCGACTGGGCAGGGTCAACAGACGGCGCGCCCTGACCTCCCGAAATGTCACCTCCCGGACCAGTGACCTGGTCCCGGAACAGCGGGCGCTCACCGCCCTGCCCCTCCGCTTCCGAAGGCTGCGCGCGATGACGGGAGGTCGCGTTGTCGCTTCCCTCTCGCGCGCTCTTGCCGAACAACTTCGCAAACAACTTCACGGGCGATTCCCCTTGACCGAAACAGACCCGCCCGTGGGGCAGGACGAACCCTGACTGAACACACCGGCCGACCCGGACAACCTCACAACGTCCGTATCCACCAGACAGTTTCCACCACGCACCAACCATTCGGTGCGCCGACCCCCCGCAACCTCATGCCCTCGCCGGACGGGCCCCATGCACCTACGGTTCACCGGGAGGACGACCGAGCGTAGTCAGGCCGCTTCGCCGCTCGCAAGGCATCCACGACGATCTTGTCCGCCCGCCGCACGGTCACGGTGGCCTGCTCCTTCTCCAGCGTCTGCACCACGCCTCCGGGGATGTTCAGTGCGGGCTCCAGGTCCTGCGGGTTGCCGATGACCTTGAAACGAAAGGGCTGGGTGATCTTGTTCCCGTCGACACTGACTCCCTCACCGGAATCGGTCAGATAAGTACTGGCCACGACCCGGACGCCGTTCACCTGGATCGCCTCCGCGCCGGCCGCACGCAGCTCCTGGATCGCGTCGAGCAACATGTTCGCCTCGACCGTCCCCTTCGTATCGTCGATCGTCAGTGTGATGCCGGGTCCCTGCGCCGCCACGGTGCCCGCCAGAATGCCGAGCTGCCGCTCCTTCTCGACCGTCTGCTTGCGCGCCTCCTCGGCCTGGTCCGAGCTGTTCTCCAACTCGGTGCGCTGATCCTCGAGACCCTTCTTCTCCTCCTCCAGACGCTGAGTGCGGTCATCCAGTTCATCCAGGATGCGTACGAGGTCTTCTTGACGTGCTCCGCGCAGCGCGCTGTCGTCGTTGTTGGAGGCCACCTGGATGGCCAGTCCGAAGCCGAGGCCGAACAGCAGGAGGGCCACGATGAGTTGGGCACGGGTGAAGCGCGGCGGCCACAGCCCCTGAGCCAGCCTCTGCCGTCCGGTCAGCTTCTCCTTCTCCTCCCGCGGAGCCTCACCGGGCTCCTCAGCGGCCGTGGAGGGCACTTCCTGGGGGAGTTCCCGGCGTAGCTGGGTCGTCGGTGTGTCGTCCTCTCCCCCGCCCGGTGTCGGCTTCGGCCTCGGCGTCTCGTCCCGCTCGTTCATCGGCCTCACGCCCGGAACACGTGCCGGCGGATCGCCGCGGCGTTGGAGAAGATGCGGATACCGAGGACGACCACGACGCCCGTGGACAGCTGGGCGCCGACGCCCAGCTTGTCGCCGAGGAAGACGATCAGGGCGGCCACGACCACGTTCGACAGGAACGACACCACGAAGACCTTGTCGTCGAAGATGCCGTCCAGCATCGAGCGCAGACCGCCGAAGACGGCGTCGAGCGCCGCGACCACGGCGATGGGGAGATACGGCTCGACGACCGCCGGTACCTCGGGCCGGACCAACAGTCCGGCCACGACTCCGAGGACGAGGCCCAGTACGGCGATCACGATGTGCCCTTCTCTGTGCTGGGTTCTGCTGTTCGTACGATCACGCTCGGCGCGGCCGGCACCTTGATGTCGTCCTCGACGGAGATGCTCGTCCGGATGCCGAAGTTCTCCTGAAGGGCGTGCAGATACAGCCCGTCGGGGCTGTTCTGGAACTTGGTGCTCAACCGCTGCCCGTCCCCCACCGCGAGGACCGTGTAGGGCGGTGCCAGCGGCTTGTTGTCGACCAGTATCGCGTCGCCGGCGGCCCTGATCGCCGACAGCGCGGTGAGCCGCTGTCCGTTGATCGAGACGGCCTCGGCACCCGACTCCCACAGCCCGTTGACGACGCGCTGCATGTCCCGGTCGCGCACCCGGCCGGTGTCCGAGAACCCGGACGTCTCGCGCGGGTCGCCGTCACCGCCCTGGCTGGCGCCCTTGGAATCGTTGACGACGAGTCGCACCCCGGGGCCGTGCACCTCGACGGCGCCCGACAGGATGCCCACCAGATCGTGCCCGGCGCTGCCGCCGTCGTCCTTGAGCGCCTTGCGCTGCCGTGCGCTCACGTCGTCACGGAGCTCGTCCACGGAGTCCTCGAGCTTGTCCGCGGCCGCGGTCTCCTCCTGGATGCGGTCGATGAGCTCCTCGCGCTCCTTGGCGACCACGGGAGCGCTTATCCGCGCCTGCGCCGCACCCACCGTCACCACCAGGGCGGCGAGCACCAGGCCGACCGCGAGCCCCACCTTGGCCCGCACGGTCTTGGGCATGCCCTCGGTGCCCGCGGCCTTCCTGCGGGCGGCGGCCTCGGCGTATCCGTCATCGAGGCTGTGATCCATGACGTTGTTGAGCAGCGACATGGAGGCGTCCGGACGCGACGGGCGCGTGGGTGTGCTCCGAACGGGGGGCTGCTGCGGCATGCCGCACATCGTCGCACGTCGCGACCACTACCTCCGAATGGCCCCACCGGCGTGCCGGACAGGCCCCGTTGAGGGCACTTGTCCGGCACGCGGTCGTGCGAGGCGGTTCAGCGACCTGCGCTGTCCACGATTGCCGACCACTCGTCGAGCAGGGCCTGCGCGGAGGCGTCGTCGGGCCCCTCGGCCCACAGATGGGTGACGGCCTCGGCAGGGTCCGGCAGAACCATCACCCACCGACCGTCCGTCTCCACAACCCGCACACCGTCGGTCGTGTCGACGAAGCGATCCCCGGCCGCCTCCACGACCCTGCGCATCACCAGGCCCTTGACGGCCCACGGGGTGGCGAGATCCCGCTTCAGGACATGCGCCCGCGGAATGCGCGCGTCGATCTGGCTGAGTGTGAGCTGTGTCCGCGCCACCAGCCCGATCAGTCGTACGAAGGCCGCCGCCCCGTCGAAGACGCTGCTGAACTCCGGCACGATGAACCCGCCGCGCCCGTCACCGCCGAAGATCGTGGTCTCGTCCCCGCCGACCCGCGTGAGGTCGTCCGGCGAAGTGGTCGTCCACTCGACCTGGGTGCCGTGGTACGCCGCGACCTGCTCGCCGATCCTCGTGGTGGTCACCGGCAGCGCCACCCGGCCGCTACGCCGCTCCGCGGCCACCAGGTCGAGCATGACCAGCAGGGCCCGGTCGTCCTCGACGATCCGCCCCTTCTCGTCGACCAGCGACAGCCGTTCACCGACCGGATCGAACCGCACACCGAACGCGGCTCGCGAGGACGCCACGATCTCGCCCAGCCGCACCAGCCCCGCCCGCCGCATGTCTCCCGTCTCCGTCGGTCTCGACTCGTCGAGACCGGGGTTGATCGTCAACGAGTCGACACCCAGCTTGCCCAGCAGACTCGGCAGCACGAGACCGGCACTGCCGTTGGACGCGTCCACGACGACCTTGAGTCCCGACTCGGCGATCCCGGTCGTGTCCACGTTCCGCAGCAACGACCCGGTGTACGAGTCGAACACACTCGCCGGGAAGTGCAGGTCCCCGATCTCTCCCGGGAACGCGCGCCGGTACTCCTGCCGCGCGAACACCCGGTCCAGCTTCCGCTGACTGGCCTGCGACAGGTCGGCACCCTGCCCGTCGAAGAACATGATGTCGACCGAGTCGGGAACCCCCGGCGTCGTCCGGATCATGATCCCGCCGGCACTGCCCCGCGCGGTCTGCTGGCGCGCCACCGGCAGCGGTACGTTCTCCAGATCTCGTACGTCGATGGCGCTGGCCTGCAGGGCCGAGATGACCGCCCGTTTCAGCGCACGGGCGCCTCGGGAGTGGTCTCGGGCGGTGGTGACCGTGGAGCCCTTCTTGAGCGTCGTGGCGTACGCCCCGGCAAGTCTCACGGCCAGCTCGGGAGTGATCTCCACATTCAGGATGCCGGAGACACCACGGGCGCCGAACAGATGCGCCTGCCCCCGGGACTCCCAGATCACCGAGGTGTTGACGAAAGCACCGGCCTCGATCGTCTTGAACGGATAGACGCGAACGTTCCCCTGGATGATCGATTCCTCGCCGACGAGGCACTCGTCGCCGATCACCGCGCCGTCCTCGATCCGTGCGGCCCGCATGATGTCGGTGTTCTTACCGACCACGCATCCACGCAGATTGCTGTGCTGGCCGATGTAGACGTTGTCGTGGACCACGGCCTTGTGCAGAAAGGCCCCGCTCTTCACGACGACATTCGAGCCCACCACGGTGTGTTCACGGATTTCGACGCCTGCCTCGACCTTGGCGTAGTCCCCGATGTAGAGCGGTCCGCGCAGCACGGCATCGGGGTGCACCTCGGCGCCTTCGGCGATCCACACTCCCGGCGAGAGTTCGAACCCGTCGATCTCGACGTCGACCTTGCCCTCCAGTACGTCCGCCTGAGCCTTCACATAGCTCTCGTGCGTACCGACGTCCTCCCAGTAACCCTCGGCGACATAGCCGTAGACCGGCTTGCCCTCCTTCATCAGCTGCGGGAAGACATCACCGGACCAGTCGACGGGAACATCGGCCTCGACGTAGTCGAACACTTCGGGCTCCATGACATAGATGCCCGTGTTCACGGTGTCCGAGAAGACCTGGCCCCAGGTCGGCTTCTCCAGGAACCGCTCGACCTTGCCTTCCTCGTCCACGATCGTGATACCGAATTCCAGCGGATTCGGCACCCGTGTCAGACAGACGGTGACCAGCGCACCCTTTTCCTTGTGGAAATTGATGAGTTCGGTGAGGTCGAAGTCGGTGAGGGCGTCGCCGGAGATGACGAGGAACGCATCGTCCTTCAGCGCCTCCTCGGCGTTCTTGACGCTCCCGGCGGTACCGAGTGGCTTCTCCTCATTGGCATAGGTGAGCTCCATCCCGAGCTCCTCGCCGTCACCGAAGTAGTTCTTGACGAGTGACGCCAGGAACTGGACTGTAACGACGGTCTCGTTGAGCCCATGCCTTTTGAGCAGCCTCAGCACGTGCTCCATGATCGGGCGGTTCACCACGGGCAGGAGCGGCTTGGGCATGCTCGAGGTCATGGGGCGAAGGCGTGTGCCTTCACCTCCGGCCATCACGACGGCCTTCATGTCGGAAGCGTCCTCCTTGAAGAGACGGTCAAGCCGACTTCACCCGTCCAGATTGTCCCGCACTTTTCCGAAGCGGGCCATCGAGCCACTACGGCCGCCCAATCGGGCGGGCTCAATCGGCCATGGCGTCCGCACTGACGAGTCGGCGGACCTGAACCACGTAGAGGATCCCTGCCCACCAGTACAGGGTTGTACCCCATCCAGCGAACGCCCATCCGAAAATAGCAGCGAGTGACGAGATCCATCCACTTCCGTCACTGAGCAGCAGCAACGGGAAGGCGTACATCAAGTTGAAGGTAGCCGCCTTCCCGAGAAAGTTCACCTGCGGCGGCGGATAGCCGTGCCGCCTGAGGATGCCCACCATCACCAGCAGAACCAGCTCCCGCAAGAGCAGTAGAGCGGTCAACCAAAATGGCAGAATCTCGCGCCAGGTGAGTCCCACCAGGGTTGACAGAATGTACAACCTGTCAGCCGCGGGATCGAGGAGCCGGCCAAGACTGCTGATCTGGTTCCAGCGCCGCGCCAGCATGCCGTCCAGATAGTCACTGACTCCGCTGAGAGCGATCACCAGGAACGCCCAGCCGTCGACCTTGGGGCCGCCGAACTCGGGCCAGAGAATCAACCACAGGAAGACGGGCACGCCAACGAGCCGCGCCATGCTGAGAATGTTCGGGATGGTGAGGACCCGGTCCGTCTGGACCCGGGTCTCCTGTACCTCCACCCGGGGGCCTCCTGTGGGAAATGAGCCAACGATGCCCTCTGACCCTACCTCAACGCAAAAAAGCTCTGGCTCTTGGGCGGTGTGCCCAAGAGCCAGAGCTCTAAAAGGAGTTCGGCGGCGTCCTACTCTCCCACAGGGTCCCCCCTGCAGTACCATCGGCGCTGTAAGGCTTAGCTTCCGGGTTCGGAATGTAACCGGGCGTTTCCCTCACGCTATGACCACCGAAACACTATGAAACACTCAACCGCACCATCCCCCGTGACCAAACAAGGGAATGGGGTTGTTCGTGGTTTCAGAACCAACACAGTGGACGCGAGCAACTGAGGACAAGCCCTCGGCCTATTAGTACCAGTCAACTCCACCCGTTACCAGGCTTCCATATCTGGCCTATCAACCCAGTCGTCTACTGGGAGCCTTACCCCATCAAGTGGGTGGGAATACTCATCTCGAAGCAGGCTTCCCGCTTAGATGCTTTCAGCGGTTATCCCTCCCGAACGTAGCCAACCAGCCATGCCCTTGGCAGAACAACTGGCACACCAGAGGTTCGTCCGTCCCGGTCCTCTCGTACTAGGGACAGCCCTTCTCAATATTCCTGCGCGCGCAGCGGATAGGGACCGAACTGTCTCACGACGTTCTAAACCCAGCTCGCGTACCGCTTTAATGGGCGAACAGCCCAACCCTTGGGACCGACTCCAGCCCCAGGATGCGACGAGCCGACATCGAGGTGCCAAACCATCCCGTCGATATGGACTCTTGGGGAAGATCAGCCTGTTATCCCCGGGGTACCTTTTATCCGTTGAGCGACGGCGCTTCCACAAGCCACCGCCGGATCACTAGTCCCGACTTTCGTCCCTGCTCGACCCGTCGGTCTCACAGTCAAGCTCCCTTGTGCACTTACACTCAACACCTGATTGCCAACCAGGCTGAGGGAACCTTTGGGCGCCTCCGTTACTCTTTAGGAGGCAACCGCCCCAGTTAAACTACCCATCAGACACTGTCCCTGATCCGGATCACGGACCCAGGTTAGACATCCAGCACGACCAGACTGGTATTTCAACGACGACTCCACAACCACTGGCGTGGCCGCTTCAAAGTCTCCCAGCTATCCTACACAAGCCGAACCGAACACCAATATCAAACTGTAGTAAAGGTCCCGGGGTCTTTCCGTCCTGCTGCGCGAAACGAGCATCTTTACTCGTAGTGCAATTTCACCGGGCCTATGGTTGAGACAGTCGAGAAGTCGTTACGCCATTCGTGCAGGTCGGAACTTACCCGACAAGGAATTTCGCTACCTTAGGATGGTTATAGTTACCACCGCCGTTTACTGGCGCTTAAGTTCTCAGCTTCGCCACACCGAAATGTGACTAACCGGTCCCCTTAACGTTCCAGCACCGGGCAGGCGTCAGTCCGTATACATCGCCTTACGGCTTCGCACGGACCTGTGTTTTTAGTAAACAGTCGCTTCTCGCTGGTCTCTGCGGCCACCCCCAGCTCAAGGAGTAAATCCTCTCACCAGTGATGGCCCCCCTTCTCCCGAAGTTACGGGGGCATTTTGCCGAGTTCCTTAACCATAGTTCACCCGAACGCCTCGGTATTCTCTACCTGACCACCTGAGTCGGTTTAGGGTACGGGCCGCCATGAAACTCGCTAGAGGCTTTTCTCGACAGCATAGGATCATCCACTTCACCACAATCGGCTCGGCATCAGGTCTCAGCCACATGCACGACGGATTTACCTATCGCACGGCCTACACCCTTACCCCGGGACAACCACCGCCCGGGATGGACTACCTTCCTGCGTCACCCCATCACTCACCTACTGCAAGTCTGGTCCGTCGGCTCCACCACTTTCCTTTCCCCGAAGGGTCCGGAACGGCTTCACGGACTTAGCATCGCCTGGTTCAATGTTTGACGCTTCACAGCGGGTACCGGAATATCAACCGGTTATCCATCGACTACGCCTGTCGGCCTCGCCTTAGGTCCCGACTTACCCTGGGCAGATCAGCTTGACCCAGGAACCCTTAGTCAATCGGCGCAAACGTTTCTCACGTTTGTATCGCTACTCATGCCTGCATTCTCACTCGTGAACCGTCCACAACTCGCTTCCGCGGCTGCTTCACCCGGCACACGACGCTCCCCTACCCATCCCAGCGGGCGTTGGCCCTCATGCTGAAATGACACGACTTCGGCGGTACGCTTGAGCCCCGCTACATTGTCGGCGCGGAATCACTAGACCAGTGAGCTATTACGCACTCTTTCAAGGGTGGCTGCTTCTAAGCCAACCTCCTGGTTGTCTGTGCGACTCCACATCCTTTCCCACTTAGCGTACGCTTAGGGGCCTTAGTCGATGCTCTGGGCTGTTTCCCTCTCGACCATGGAGCTTATCCCCCACAGTCTCACTGCCGCGCTCTCACTTACCGGCATTCGGAGTTTGGCTAAGGTCAGTAACCCGGTAGGGCCCATCGCCTATCCAGTGCTCTACCTCCGGCAAGAAACACACGACGCTGCACCTAAATGCATTTCGGGGAGAACCAGCTATCACGGAGTTTGATTGGCCTTTCACCCCTAACCACAGGTCATCCCCCAGGTTTTCAACCCTGGTGGGTTCGGTCCTCCACGAAGTCTTACCTCCGCTTCAACCTGCCCATGGCTAGATCACTCCGCTTCGGGTCTTGAGCGTGCTACTCAGTCGCCCTGTTCGGACTCGCTTTCGCTACGGCTACCCCACTCGGGTTAACCTCGCAACACACCGCAAACTCGCAGGCTCATTCTTCAAAAGGCACGCAGTCACGACGCACCGAGTAAACTCGATGCGCGACGCTCCCACGGCTTGTAGGCACACGGTTTCAGGTACTATTTCACTCCGCTCCCGCGGTACTTTTCACCATTCCCTCACGGTACTATCCGCTATCGGTCACCAGGGAATATTTAGGCTTAACGGGTGGTCCCGCCAGATTCACACGGGATTTCTCGGGCCCCGTGCTACTTGGGTGTCTCTCAAACGAGCCGTCAATGTTTCAGCTACGGGGGTCTTACCCTCTACGCCGGACCTTTCGCATGTCCTTCGCCTACATCAACGGTTTCTGACTCGTCGACCAGCCGGCAGACTGATCAAGAGAGATCCCACAACCCCGTACACGCAACCCCTGCCGGGTCTCACACGTATACGGTTTGGCCTCATCCGGTTTCGCTCGCCACTACTCCCGGAATCACGGTTGTTTTCTCTTCCTGCGGGTACTGAGATGTTTCACTTCCCCGCGTTCCCTCCACTTGCCCTATGTGTTCAGGCAAGGGTGACAGCCCATGACGACTGCCGGGTTTCCCCATTCGGACACCCCCGGATCAAAGCCTGGTTGACGACTCCCCGGGGCCTATCGTGGCCTCCCACGTCCTTCATCGGTTCCTGGTGCCAAGGCATCCACCGTGCGCCCTTAAAAACTTGGCCACAGATGCTCGCGTCCACTGTGCAGTTCTCAAACAACGACCAACCACCCATCACCCCGAACCAGCAGTCCGAGTGCACTGGGGCCGGCACTGAAGGCAGCCATACGGCCATACCCTCAGACACCCAACAGCGTGCCCGACCGGTCCTCGTCCAGAGATCATGCTTTCCACACTCTTACGAGCAGTACTCACAGCCTCCGGCCCGTGAACCGGCCGAATAATCAACGTTCCACCCTGAGCTAACCAGCATCAGACGTTCGCTGATGATCTGGCCTCTGACCTCACCCCGAAGAGTTCGGTAGAAGTGCTCCTTAGAAAGGAGGTGATCCAGCCGCACCTTCCGGTACGGCTACCTTGTTACGACTTCGTCCCAATCGCCAGTCCCACCTTCGACAGCTCCCTCCCTTACGGGTTGGGCCACCGGCTTCGGGTGTTACCGACTTTCGTGACGTGACGGGCGGTGTGTACAAGGCCCGGGAACGTATTCACCGCAGCAATGCTGATCTGCGATTACTAGCAACTCCGACTTCATGGGGTCGAGTTGCAGACCCCAATCCGAACTGAGACAGGCTTTTTGAGATTCGCTCCGCCTCACGGCTTCGCAGCTCATTGTACCTGCCATTGTAGCACGTGTGCAGCCCAAGACATAAGGGGCATGATGACTTGACGTCGTCCCCACCTTCCTCCGAGTTGACCCCGGCAGTCTCCTGTGAGTCCCCATCACCCCGAAGGGCATGCTGGCAACACAGAACAAGGGTTGCGCTCGTTGCGGGACTTAACCCAACATCTCACGACACGAGCTGACGACAGCCATGCACCACCTGTACACCGACCACAAGGGGGCGACCATCTCTGGCCGTTTCCGGTGTATGTCAAGCCTTGGTAAGGTTCTTCGCGTTGC
Proteins encoded:
- a CDS encoding CDP-alcohol phosphatidyltransferase family protein — its product is MEVQETRVQTDRVLTIPNILSMARLVGVPVFLWLILWPEFGGPKVDGWAFLVIALSGVSDYLDGMLARRWNQISSLGRLLDPAADRLYILSTLVGLTWREILPFWLTALLLLRELVLLVMVGILRRHGYPPPQVNFLGKAATFNLMYAFPLLLLSDGSGWISSLAAIFGWAFAGWGTTLYWWAGILYVVQVRRLVSADAMAD
- a CDS encoding mannose-1-phosphate guanyltransferase, which produces MKAVVMAGGEGTRLRPMTSSMPKPLLPVVNRPIMEHVLRLLKRHGLNETVVTVQFLASLVKNYFGDGEELGMELTYANEEKPLGTAGSVKNAEEALKDDAFLVISGDALTDFDLTELINFHKEKGALVTVCLTRVPNPLEFGITIVDEEGKVERFLEKPTWGQVFSDTVNTGIYVMEPEVFDYVEADVPVDWSGDVFPQLMKEGKPVYGYVAEGYWEDVGTHESYVKAQADVLEGKVDVEIDGFELSPGVWIAEGAEVHPDAVLRGPLYIGDYAKVEAGVEIREHTVVGSNVVVKSGAFLHKAVVHDNVYIGQHSNLRGCVVGKNTDIMRAARIEDGAVIGDECLVGEESIIQGNVRVYPFKTIEAGAFVNTSVIWESRGQAHLFGARGVSGILNVEITPELAVRLAGAYATTLKKGSTVTTARDHSRGARALKRAVISALQASAIDVRDLENVPLPVARQQTARGSAGGIMIRTTPGVPDSVDIMFFDGQGADLSQASQRKLDRVFARQEYRRAFPGEIGDLHFPASVFDSYTGSLLRNVDTTGIAESGLKVVVDASNGSAGLVLPSLLGKLGVDSLTINPGLDESRPTETGDMRRAGLVRLGEIVASSRAAFGVRFDPVGERLSLVDEKGRIVEDDRALLVMLDLVAAERRSGRVALPVTTTRIGEQVAAYHGTQVEWTTTSPDDLTRVGGDETTIFGGDGRGGFIVPEFSSVFDGAAAFVRLIGLVARTQLTLSQIDARIPRAHVLKRDLATPWAVKGLVMRRVVEAAGDRFVDTTDGVRVVETDGRWVMVLPDPAEAVTHLWAEGPDDASAQALLDEWSAIVDSAGR